A window of the Gossypium hirsutum isolate 1008001.06 chromosome A05, Gossypium_hirsutum_v2.1, whole genome shotgun sequence genome harbors these coding sequences:
- the LOC107958348 gene encoding subtilisin-like protease SBT1.5: protein MGFFLFFFLSLLSLASSASRVDQKTFIVRVQNEAKPSVFTTHKHWYESSLSSVLSPSTPTQLLHVYDSVFHGFSAKLSPTEALKLQTLPHVIAVIPEQVRHLQTTRSPLFLGLKTTDSAGLLKESDFGSDLVIGVIDTGIWPERQSFNDRNLGPIPSKWKGQCVTTNDFGSNSCNKKLIGARYFCSGYEASNGKMNETSEFRSPRDSDGHGTHTASIAAGRYVFPASTLGYAKGVAAGMAPKARLAAYKVCWNAGCYDSDILAAFDSAVADGVDVISLSVGGAVVPYYLDAIAIGAYGAAEKGIFVSASAGNGGPGGLTVTNVAPWVATVGAGTIDRDFPADVKLGNGKVVTGAGVYNGRGLSPGRMYPLVYAGSGGGDGYSSSLCLEGSLDPDFVKGKIVLCDRGINSRAAKGEVVKKAGGIGMILANGVFDGEGLVVDCHVLPATAVGASNADEIRQYIDSASKSKSSATATILFQGTRLGVRPAPVVASFSARGPNPETPEILKPDVIAPGLNILAAWPDKVGPAGIPSDNRRTEFNILSGTSMACPHVSGLAALLKAAHPDWSPAAIKSALMTTAYTVDNRGETMVDESNGNTSTVLDFGSGHVHPTKAMNPGLVYDITPMDYVDFLCNSNYTINNIQVITRRNADCSGAKRAGHVGNLNYPSFSAVFQQYGKHTMSTHFIRQVTNVGDPNSVYKVTVRPPSGTLVTVEPKQLVFRRVGQKLNFLVRVEAMAVKLAPGSTNMKSGSIVWSDGKHNVTSPIVVTTQQPL, encoded by the coding sequence ATGgggttctttcttttctttttcctttcgcTTCTCTCTTTAGCTTCTTCAGCTTCCAGAGTGGATCAGAAAACCTTCATCGTTAGAGTCCAAAACGAAGCCAAGCCTTCCGTTTTCACCACTCACAAGCACTGGTATGAATCTTCACTTTCCTCTGTTCTCTCCCCATCAACTCCTACCCAACTTCTTCACGTCTACGACAGCGTTTTCCACGGTTTCTCGGCTAAGCTTTCGCCGACTGAAGCCCTCAAGCTTCAAACGCTTCCCCATGTCATCGCCGTCATACCCGAACAAGTCCGGCACTTGCAAACCACGCGTTCTCCTCTCTTCTTAGGTCTCAAAACCACCGACAGTGCTGGCCTTTTGAAAGAATCCGACTTTGGGTCGGATCTTGTTATCGGAGTCATCGACACGGGTATTTGGCCCGAGCGTCAAAGCTTCAACGACCGTAACTTGGGTCCTATTCCTTCTAAATGGAAAGGCCAATGTGTTACGACAAATGATTTCGGCTCCAATTCTTGTAATAAAAAGCTTATTGGAGCAAGGTATTTTTGCAGTGGTTATGAAGCAAGTAACGGCAAAATGAATGAGACCTCGGAGTTTCGTTCCCCACGAGACTCGGACGGCCACGGGACCCACACTGCTTCCATTGCCGCTGGAAGGTATGTGTTTCCAGCTTCTACATTAGGTTATGCTAAAGGAGTGGCTGCAGGGATGGCACCTAAGGCAAGGCTTGCAGCTTACAAAGTATGCTGGAATGCTGGTTGTTATGACTCTGATATTCTCGCCGCCTTTGATTCCGCCGTGGCTGATGGCGTTGATGTGATTTCGTTGAGTGTTGGTGGTGCTGTGGTGCCTTATTATCTTGACGCCATTGCGATTGGTGCTTACGGTGCTGCTGAGAAAGGGATTTTTGTGTCGGCCTCTGCTGGCAATGGAGGTCCTGGTGGACTGACTGTTACCAATGTGGCTCCATGGGTGGCTACCGTTGGTGCTGGGACGATTGATCGGGATTTTCCTGCTGATGTTAAGCTTGGAAATGGGAAAGTGGTGACTGGAGCGGGGGTGTACAATGGGCGGGGCTTGTCTCCGGGTCGGATGTACCCGTTGGTTTATGCCGGATCCGGTGGTGGTGATGGGTATTCTTCTTCTTTGTGTTTGGAAGGTTCTTTGGATCCCGACTTCGTGAAAGGCAAAATCGTTTTGTGTGATAGAGGGATTAATTCCAGGGCTGCGAAAGGGGAAGTTGTAAAGAAAGCTGGAGGGATTGGAATGATTTTGGCTAATGGGGTTTTCGACGGTGAAGGCCTAGTTGTCGATTGCCATGTGTTGCCAGCTACTGCTGTTGGTGCATCAAATGCAGATGAGATTAGGCAATACATTGATTCCGCATCGAAGTCCAAATCATCTGCCACTGCCACTATTCTCTTTCAAGGGACTCGGTTAGGGGTGAGGCCAGCTCCGGTTGTGGCCTCATTTTCAGCTCGAGGGCCTAATCCCGAGACCCCAGAAATTTTAAAGCCTGATGTGATTGCTCCTGGATTGAACATCCTTGCTGCCTGGCCTGATAAAGTTGGTCCTGCTGGGATTCCATCTGATAACCGAAGGACAGAGTTTAATATTCTTTCAGGCACTTCAATGGCTTGCCCTCATGTTTCAGGATTGGCTGCTTTGTTGAAGGCAGCTCATCCTGATTGGAGCCCTGCAGCCATTAAGTCTGCCCTCATGACCACTGCTTACACAGTTGATAACCGTGGGGAAACTATGGTTGATGAATCCAACGGGAATACTTCAACAGTTTTGGATTTTGGATCAGGTCATGTTCACCCCACAAAGGCTATGAATCCCGGTCTGGTTTACGATATAACTCCGATGGATTACGTGGACTTCTTGTGCAATTCAAACTATACGATTAACAACATTCAAGTGATCACCAGGAGGAATGCAGATTGCAGTGGGGCAAAAAGGGCTGGCCATGTTGGGAATCTTAATTACCCATCATTTTCTGCTGTTTTCCAACAATATGGCAAGCACACGATGTCGACACATTTCATTAGGCAAGTGACTAATGTTGGGGACCCAAATTCAGTGTACAAAGTTACTGTCAGGCCACCTAGTGGCACACTGGTGACGGTAGAACCAAAGCAACTTGTTTTTAGGAGGGTAGGCCAGAAATTAAATTTCCTTGTAAGAGTGGAGGCCATGGCAGTGAAGCTCGCTCCTGGAAGCACTAACATGAAAAGTGGTTCAATTGTGTGGTCTGATGGGAAGCACAATGTCACTAGTCCCATAGTCGTAACAACGCAACAACCTCTATAG